From a region of the Solanum stenotomum isolate F172 chromosome 2, ASM1918654v1, whole genome shotgun sequence genome:
- the LOC125854481 gene encoding auxin-responsive protein IAA9-like, with product MSPPLLGVGEEEGQSNVTLLASSTSLGSICKKGSALKERNYMGLSDCSSVDSCNISTSSEDNNGCGLNLKATELRLGLPGSQSPERGEETCPVSSTKVDEKLLFPLHPAKDTAFSVSQKTVVTGNKRGFSDAMDGFSEGKFLSNSGVKSGDAKETSHVQPTKMKDANTHSTVPERPSAVNDASNRAGSGAPATKAQVVGWPPIRSFRKNTLASASKNNEEVDGKAGSPALFIKVSMDGAPYLRKVDLRTYSAYQELSSALETMFSCFTIGQYGSHGAPGKDMLSESKLKDLLHGSEYVLTYEDKDGDWMLVGDVPWEMFIDTCKRLRIMKGSDAIGLAPRAMEKCRSRN from the exons ATGTCTCCGCCACTCCTTGGTGTTGGGGAGGAGGAGGGCCAGAGTAATGTAACTCTACTGGCTTCTTCGACTTCCTTAGGAAGCATATGCAAAAAAGGATCAGCTCTTAAAGAGCGAAACTATATGGGTCTATCTGATTGTTCATCGGTGGACAGCTGTAATATTTCCACCTCATCAGAGGACAATAATGGGTGTGGATTAAATCTCAAGGCGACGGAGCTCAGGCTCGGTCTCCCTGGATCCCAGTCTCCCGAAAGAGGCGAGGAGACTTGTCCTGTGAGCTCGACAAAGGTTGATGAGAAGCTGCTCTTCCCCTTGCACCCTGCCAAAGATACTGCTTTCTCGGTATCGCAGAAAACAGTAGTTACTGGCAATAAACGAGGATTTTCAGACGCTATGGATGGATTCTCAGAG GGAAAATTTCTGTCGAATTCCGGTGTGAAATCAGGTGATGCAAAGGAGACCTCACATGTGCAACCAACTAAAATGAAAGATGCTAATACTCACAGTACAGTTCCCGAGAGGCCTTCTGCTGTGAATGATGCCTCAAACCGTGCGGGCAGTGGTGCCCCTGCTACAAA GGCACAGGTTGTTGGTTGGCCACCCATTCGATCTTTTAGAAAGAACACTCTAGCCTCTGCCTCAAAGAACAACGAAGAGGTGGACGGAAAAGCTGGCTCACCAGCTCTTTTCATAAAGGTCAGCATGGATGGTGCTCCCTATTTGAGGAAAGTGGACCTCAGAACCTATTCTGCATACCAAGAGCTCTCTTCTGCTCTTGAAACAATGTTCAGCTGTTTTACTATAG GTCAATATGGATCTCATGGAGCTCCTGGGAAGGATATGTTAAGTGAGAGCAAATTGAAGGATTTGCTTCATGGATCTGAGTATGTTCTCACTTATGAAGATAAGGATGGGGACTGGATGCTTGTTGGTGATGTACCTTGGGA GATGTTTATTGACACTTGCAAGAGGTTGAGGATCATGAAAGGTTCAGATGCCATTGGCCTCG CCCCAAGGGCTATGGAGAAGTGTCGGAGCAGAAATTAG